One Skermanella pratensis genomic window, GGTCTGCCGCAAAGCCCAAACGAGTGTGCCGTGGGCGGCACCCTCGTCACGGGCAAGTCGCTTCGCCGCGTCGTTGGTGCTGCCCAGGCTGTCGTAAGCCACCAGCCTGTAGGCCGGCGGAAGGCCGGGCAGCACCCGGTTCACAGGTACCGGCTTGCTCATCCCGCGAACAGCGACGCCGCTGCGGCCGCCGCGCCGTCCAGCAGGGGTGCCGGGAAGAAGAAGAACAGCAAGGTGAACAGGCTGGTCCCGCGATGACCAGGGTCATCTCGCTGCTGATGTTCCGGTCGAGCGGCTCCACCGGCTCATCGAAGTACATGACCTTGATGATGCGCAGGTAATAGAACGCGCCCACCACGCTCGCCAGCACGCCGAGCACAGCCAGCGAATAGAGGTGCGCCTGGATCGCTGCCTGGAAGACGAACAGCTTGGCGAAGAAGCCCGCAGCCGGCGGAATGCCGGCCATCGAGAACATGAATATCAGCATGGCGAGCGCCAGCATCGGGTGGGTCTTGGACAGCCCCGCCAGATCGCTGATCTCCTCGACCATCCGGCCGTTCTGACGCATGCACAGGATGACGCCGAACGTGCCGATGTTCATGAAGATGTAGATCGCCATGTAGAACATCACGCCCCGCACGCCCAGTTCGGTACCGGCAGCGAGGCCGACCAGGGCGAACCCGATATGGCCGATCGAGCTGTATGCCATCAGGCGCTTGATGTTGGTCTGGCCGATCGCGGCGAACGATCCCAGCACCATGGAGGCCAGCGCGGTGAAGTAGATGATCTGACGCCACTGGTCGACCATTGCGCCGAACGGCTCGATCAGCAGGCGTACGAACAGCGCGATGGCCGCCACCTTGGGCGCCACGGCGAAGAAGGCCGTCACCGGGGTCGGCGCGCCTTCGTAGACGTCAGGCGTCCACATGTGGAACGGTACCGCCGAGATCTTGAAGGCGAGACCCGCCGCCACGAAGGTCAGCCCAACGATCAGCCCGACCGAGGCATGCCCGGTCTGCTGGGCATGGCTGGCGAATAGCTGGGCCAGGGTGGTGAAGTTGGTCGTGCCGGCAAAGCCGTAAATCAGGGAGGCGCCGTACAGAAGCATCCCCGACGACAGGGCGCCGAGCACGAAATACTTCAGCCCCGCCTCGCTCGACTTCGCGAAATCGCGCCGGAAGGCCGCGATCACGTAGAGCGCCAAGCTCTGCAGCTCCAGGCCGATATAGAGGGAGATGAGGTCGTTGGCCGACACCATCATCAACATACCGACGGTGGCGAGCAGCATGAGCACCGGGAACTCGATCCGCTTCATCTGCTCCCGTTCGATATAGTTGATCGAGACGAGAACGGACAGGGCGGATCCGATCAGCACCAGCACCTTCATGAAACCGCCGAAGCTGTCCATGATGAAGAGATCGCTGAAGGTGATCTCGCGAGTACCCGGGCCGGACAGTACCAGGACTGCGGCGACGAGCAGGACACCGACCGTCAGGTAGGAGATCAGCCGCGTGCTGCCGTCGCCCCGGAAGACGCCCAGCATGAGCAGGGCCATGGCCGACAAGGCCATGAAGATCTCCGGCAGGGCCGGCATCAGATCGGGAAATTCGGTCATTTTGCTTGTTCCCCCGCCTTATCGTACCGCAACGGCAGTACCGGCGCCGTCGGTCAGAGCGGTTTGGTAGTTCGTGATCAGCGCCTCGACCGACACCGACATGACGTTCAGGAAGCTCGACGGATAGATTCCCATCCACAGGACCAGCACGACCAGCGGAGCGAAGATCGCCATCTCGCGCGGGCTGAGGTCCAGCATGCCCTTGACGTCGTCCCGGGTGATCTTGCCGAAGATGATGCGGCGGTAAAGCCACAGCATGTAGGCGGCACCCAGGATAATGCCGATGGTCGCCAGGAATGCGACCCAGGTATTGTCCTGGAACGCGCCGACCAGGATCAGGAACTCGCCGACGAATCCGCTGGTGCCGGGCAGTCCGACGGAAGCCAGCATCATCAGCATGAATACCACCGCGTATTTCGGCATGTTGTGGACGAGGCCGCCGTAACGCGCAATCTCACGGGTGTGCAGCCGGTCATAGACCACGCCGACGCAGAGGAAGAGAGCGCCGGACACGATGCCGTGGCTGAGCATCTGGAACAGCGACCCTTCCACGCCCTGCTGGGTCATGGTGAACATGCCGATCGTGACGAAGCCCATGTGGGCGATCGATGAGTAGGCGATCAGCTTCTTCATGTCCTCCTGCGCCAGCGCCACCAGGGAGGTATAGATGATCGCCACGACGCTCAGGGTGTAGATCAGCGGCGTGAAGTACTCGGTCGCCTCGGGCAGGATCGGGATCGAGAAGCGGAGAAAGCCGTATCCGCCCATCTTCAGCAGCACGCCGGCCAGGATGACGGAGCCGGCGGTCGGCGCCTCCACGTGGGCGTCGGGCAGCCAAGTGTGGACCGGCCACATCGGCACCTTGACCGCGAATGAGGCGAACAGCGCCAGCCACAGCCACAGCTGCATGGTGCGGGGGAAGTCGGTCTGCATCAGCGTCGGCAGGTCCGTGGTGCCTGCCACGTAATACATGGCCAGGATCGCCAGCAGCATCAGCACCGAGCCGAGCAGCGTGTAGAGGAAGAACTTGAACGCCGCGTACACGCGCCGCGCACCGCCCCAGACACCGATGATAAGGAACATCGGGATCAGCACGCCCTCGAAGAACATGTAGAAGAGGATGAAGTCCAGCGCGCAGAACATACCGACCATCAGGGTCTCAAGGACCAGGAAGGCGATCATGTATTCCTTGACGCGGGTCTTCACCGACTCCCAACTCGACAGGATGCAGAGCGGCGTCAGGAAGGTGGAAAGCAGGACGAACAGCACCGAGATGCCGTCCACGCCCATGTGGTAGTAGACGTTGAACGCCGGGATCCACTCGACGCGCTCCACCATCTGGAACGCGGCGGAGGAACTGTCGAAGTTCAACCAGATGAACACCGACAGCACGAAGGTGATCAGCGAGGTCCACAGCGCCACGTTACGGGCGTTGCGTGCCACAACATCGGGTTCGCCGCGGATCAGGAGGATGAACGCGGCACCGACGAGCGGCAGGAATGTCGTCAGCGACAGGATGGGCCAGCCAGCCATGATCAGTCTTGCCTCGCCGTATCAACCGAAAAAGTAGAACCAGCCGACCAGCAGCACCACGCCGATCACCATCGCGAAAGCGTAGTGATAGACATAACCGGACTGCAGGCGGGCGGCGCGGAGTGCGACGTCGCGGGTGGCGGCGGCGACGCCGTCGGGGCCGACGCCGTCGATGATGGCGCCGTCACCGGACTTCCACAGGCCATAACCCAGGAACTTGGCCGGCTGGACGAATACCCTGTCGTACAGTTCGTCGAACATCCACTTGCGGTAAACGAACCGGTAGACCGCGCCGAGCTTGGATGAGACCAGCGACGGCAGGTGTGGCATGAACATGTAGAAGAGGTACGCCAACGCGATGCCGATCACGCCGGCTACGAACGGAGCCAGAGGCACCCACCCGGGGACGTGGTGCGCCGCCTCGACGGTGTCATGCTCTTGCAGGACGAAGATGGCGTTGCCCCAGAACTCCGCCCTGCCCTCGCCGACGAACCAGTCGTAGGCCACGACGCCGGAGAACAGCGCGCCGATCGCCAGGACGCCCAGGGGGATCGTCATGATGAGCGGGCTTTCGTGGACATGGGCCATGACCCGATCGTTGGCCTGCGGCCGCCCGTGGAACGTCATGATGATCAGGCGCCAGGAATAGAACGCCGTCATGAGTGCCGCGGCGATGCCGAGCCAGAAGGCATAGGTGCCGACCCCGGAGTGGGCAGCATAAGCCGCCTCCAGGATCATGTCCTTGGAGTAGTAGCCGGCGAAGAACGGGATGCCGGCGAGCGCCAGGCTGCCGATCCACATCATCGCATAGGTCACCGGGATCAGCCGCCAGATGCCGCCCATCTTCCGCATGTCCTGCTCGTCCGACATGGCGTGAATCACCGAGCCGGCGCCGAGGAACAGGAGGGCCTTGAAGAAGGCGTGGGTCATCAGGTGGAACATGGCGGCGCTGTAGGCGGAAACGCCGAGCGCGAAGAACATGTAGCCGAGCTGGCTCATGGTCGAATAGGCGATGACCCGCTTGATGTCGAACTGGGTCAGACCGATCGTCGCTGCGACGAAGGCGGTCGAGGCGCCGACTATGGCGATCACGTTGAGCGCGATCGGGGCGTACTCGAAGATCGGCGACAGGCGGGCGACCATGAAGACGCCGGCGGTGACCATGGTCGCGGCGTGGATCAGCGCCGACACCGGGGTCGGGCCTTCCATGGCGTCCGGCAGCCAGGTGTGCAGGCCGAGCTGCGCCGACTTGCCCATGGCGCCCATGAAGAGCAGCAGGCAGGCGACGGTCAGAGCGTCCAGGTCGAAACCCAGGAAGTTGATGGAATGGCCGGCCATCTGCGGCGCCGCGGCGAACACGGTGTCGAAATGGACGGAGCCGAACAGGAAGAAGATCGCCATGATGCCGAGTGCGAAACCGAAGTCGCCGACCCGGTTGACGATGAACGCCTTCATGGACGCCGCGTTGGCGCTCGGCTTCTCGTACCAGAAATTGATCAGCAGGTAGGACGCCAGGCCGACGCCTTCCCAGCCGAAATACATCTGCACGAAATTGTCGGCCGTCACCAGCATCAGCATAAAGAAGGTGAACAGGCTGAGATAGGCCATGAACCGCGGCTTGTGGTGGTCGTGGCTCATGTACCCGATCGAGTAGACATGGACCATCGACGACACGACATTGACCACGATCAGCATGACGGCGGTCAGCGTATCGAACTTGAGCGCCCACGAAACCTCGAAGGTGCCGCTGTCGATCCAGGTCATCAGCTCGATGGTGCGGGCGTTGCCGTTCAGGGCGACATCGACGAACAGCCAGATGGAGATGAGTGCCGAGACGCAGACCGCGCCCACGGTAACGATCTGGGATCCCCGGTCGCCGATGAAGCGCCCGAAGAATCCCGCGATGAAGGCCGCCAGGAGCGGCAGGAAAATCGCTGCAACTTCCATGATCGCCGTCTCAGCCCTTCATCATGTTGATGTCGTCCACGGCGATGGTGCCGCGGTTGCGGAAGTAGACGACCAGGATAGCTAGACCGATCGCGGCCTCGGCCGCGGCGACGGTCAGGATGAACATCGCGAAGACCTGGCCGACCAGGTCATTGAGGAAGACCGAGAACGACACCAGATTGATGTTGACGGCCAACAGGATCAGCTCGATCGACATCAGGATGATGATCACGTTCTTGCGGTTCAGGAATATCCCGAAAACGCCGAGCGTGAACACGATTGACGCGACGGTGAGGTAGTGGGCGAGACCGATTTCCATTCAGACACCTCCCCGGGTCGGGACTTTCCGGATCGCGACCACTTCTTCGCGACGGCGGCTCACCTGGGTGCTGATGTTCTGACGGCGCACGCCCTCGCGCTGCCGCAGGGTCAGCACGATGGCGCCGATCATCGCGATCAGCAGGATCAGGCCGGCCGCCTGGAACAGATAGGCATAGTGGGTGTAGATCAGCAGACCCAGCGCGTGGGTGTTGGTGACCTGGTCGGGAGCCGGCATCGGCGCCGCCGAAACGGCGGCCAGGTCCGGCGCGATCACCCAGGTGCCCAGCACCAGGGCAAGTTCGACCAGCAGAACCAGACCTACGGTGATGCCGATCGGCAGGTACTGGAGCGCACCCGACCGCAGTTCGCGGAAATTGATGTCCAGCATCATGACCACGAACAGGAAGAGCACTGCCACGGCGCCGACATAGACGATCACCAGGATCATCGCCACGAACTCCGCGCCGATCAGCACGAAGAGCCCCGCGGCGTTGAAGAAGGCGAGGATCAGGAAGAGCACCGAGTGCACCGGGTTGCGGGCCGCGATCACCATGACGGCCGATGCCACCAGGATCGCGGCGAAAAGGTAGAATGCCAGGCTCTGCACGATCATGGCGTTCCCCGCCTCTTAAGATGAGGGAAGGTGTCTGTGCTCACTTCCGGAGTCCCTTTGTCGGGTTCTTGCAGTGTCTTACGGACCGTTCGGGGACCTGCCGCGGACGCGGCTCAGACCCCACACGGATTAAGGGTTTTAGCGATAGGGAGCGTCGACCGCAACGTTCGCGGCGAGCTGGGCCTCCCAGCGGTCGCCGTTCTCGAGCAGCTTTTCCTTATTGTAGAAGAGCTCCTCACGGGTTTCCGTGGAGAACTCGAAATTCGGTCCCTCGACGATCGCGTCCACCGGGCAGGCTTCTTGGCACAGGCCGCAATAGATGCACTTCGTCATGTCGATGTCGTAGCGGGTCGTCCGGCGGCTGCCGTCGTCACGGGGTTCGGCCTCGATCGTGATGGCCAGGGCCGGGCAGACGGCTTCGCACAGCTTGCAGGCGATGCAGCGCTCTTCCCCATTGGGATAGCGGCGCAGCGCGTGCTCGCCCCGGAACCGCGGGCTGATGGGACCCTTCTCGAAAGGGTAGTTCAAGGTCACCCGCGGCCGGAACATATAGCTGAAAGTCAGGCCCAGTCCGGACAGCAGTTCCGTCAGGAAAAAGCCCCGCGCAGTGCGATCCAGGAATGCCATGTCTTCAGTTCTCCTGTCGTGCTCGCCCGGGATCGGAAGATCC contains:
- a CDS encoding NADH-quinone oxidoreductase subunit M, producing MAGWPILSLTTFLPLVGAAFILLIRGEPDVVARNARNVALWTSLITFVLSVFIWLNFDSSSAAFQMVERVEWIPAFNVYYHMGVDGISVLFVLLSTFLTPLCILSSWESVKTRVKEYMIAFLVLETLMVGMFCALDFILFYMFFEGVLIPMFLIIGVWGGARRVYAAFKFFLYTLLGSVLMLLAILAMYYVAGTTDLPTLMQTDFPRTMQLWLWLALFASFAVKVPMWPVHTWLPDAHVEAPTAGSVILAGVLLKMGGYGFLRFSIPILPEATEYFTPLIYTLSVVAIIYTSLVALAQEDMKKLIAYSSIAHMGFVTIGMFTMTQQGVEGSLFQMLSHGIVSGALFLCVGVVYDRLHTREIARYGGLVHNMPKYAVVFMLMMLASVGLPGTSGFVGEFLILVGAFQDNTWVAFLATIGIILGAAYMLWLYRRIIFGKITRDDVKGMLDLSPREMAIFAPLVVLVLWMGIYPSSFLNVMSVSVEALITNYQTALTDGAGTAVAVR
- the nuoL gene encoding NADH-quinone oxidoreductase subunit L, whose protein sequence is MEVAAIFLPLLAAFIAGFFGRFIGDRGSQIVTVGAVCVSALISIWLFVDVALNGNARTIELMTWIDSGTFEVSWALKFDTLTAVMLIVVNVVSSMVHVYSIGYMSHDHHKPRFMAYLSLFTFFMLMLVTADNFVQMYFGWEGVGLASYLLINFWYEKPSANAASMKAFIVNRVGDFGFALGIMAIFFLFGSVHFDTVFAAAPQMAGHSINFLGFDLDALTVACLLLFMGAMGKSAQLGLHTWLPDAMEGPTPVSALIHAATMVTAGVFMVARLSPIFEYAPIALNVIAIVGASTAFVAATIGLTQFDIKRVIAYSTMSQLGYMFFALGVSAYSAAMFHLMTHAFFKALLFLGAGSVIHAMSDEQDMRKMGGIWRLIPVTYAMMWIGSLALAGIPFFAGYYSKDMILEAAYAAHSGVGTYAFWLGIAAALMTAFYSWRLIIMTFHGRPQANDRVMAHVHESPLIMTIPLGVLAIGALFSGVVAYDWFVGEGRAEFWGNAIFVLQEHDTVEAAHHVPGWVPLAPFVAGVIGIALAYLFYMFMPHLPSLVSSKLGAVYRFVYRKWMFDELYDRVFVQPAKFLGYGLWKSGDGAIIDGVGPDGVAAATRDVALRAARLQSGYVYHYAFAMVIGVVLLVGWFYFFG
- the nuoK gene encoding NADH-quinone oxidoreductase subunit NuoK, producing the protein MEIGLAHYLTVASIVFTLGVFGIFLNRKNVIIILMSIELILLAVNINLVSFSVFLNDLVGQVFAMFILTVAAAEAAIGLAILVVYFRNRGTIAVDDINMMKG
- a CDS encoding NADH-quinone oxidoreductase subunit J, whose product is MIVQSLAFYLFAAILVASAVMVIAARNPVHSVLFLILAFFNAAGLFVLIGAEFVAMILVIVYVGAVAVLFLFVVMMLDINFRELRSGALQYLPIGITVGLVLLVELALVLGTWVIAPDLAAVSAAPMPAPDQVTNTHALGLLIYTHYAYLFQAAGLILLIAMIGAIVLTLRQREGVRRQNISTQVSRRREEVVAIRKVPTRGGV
- the nuoI gene encoding NADH-quinone oxidoreductase subunit NuoI; this translates as MAFLDRTARGFFLTELLSGLGLTFSYMFRPRVTLNYPFEKGPISPRFRGEHALRRYPNGEERCIACKLCEAVCPALAITIEAEPRDDGSRRTTRYDIDMTKCIYCGLCQEACPVDAIVEGPNFEFSTETREELFYNKEKLLENGDRWEAQLAANVAVDAPYR